Proteins encoded by one window of Lates calcarifer isolate ASB-BC8 linkage group LG7_1, TLL_Latcal_v3, whole genome shotgun sequence:
- the LOC108896892 gene encoding thyroxine 5-deiodinase-like: MMHDSGGVQMARALKHAALCLMLLPRFLLAAVMLWLLDFLCIRKKVLLKMGETPDSQDDPPVCVADSNKMFTLESLRAVWYGQKLDFLKSAHLGHTAPNTEVVLVQDRRQVRILDCMKGKRPLILNFGSCSUPPFMTRLAAFQRVVSQYSDIADFLLVYIEEAHPSDGWVSSDAPYQIPKHRCLEDRLRAAQLMLTEVPGSNVVVDNMDNSSNAAYGAYFERLYIVRDETVVYQGGRGPEGYRISELRNWLEQYRNDLVNSQTSVLHV; this comes from the coding sequence ATGATGCACGACTCTGGCGGTGTCCAAATGGCGAGGGCGCTGAAGCATGCAGCCCTGTGCCTGATGCTGCTGCCCCGGTTCCTCCTGGCCGCCGTCATGCTGTGGCTCCTGGATTTCTTGTGCATTAGGAAAAAAGTGCTGCTGAAAATGGGAGAGACGCCGGACAGCCAGGACGACCCGCCGGTGTGCGTCGCCGACTCAAATAAGATGTTCACCTTGGAGTCCCTCAGGGCCGTGTGGTACGGCCAGAAATTGGACTTTCTGAAATCCGCACACCTTGGGCACACTGCGCCCAACACCGAGGTGGTGCTGGTCCAGGACCGGAGGCAGGTCAGGATCCTGGACTGCATGAAAGGGAAGAGACCGCTCATTCTTAACTTTGGCAGCTGCTCCTGACCGCCATTCATGACGCGCCTGGCGGCGTTTCAGCGCGTCGTGAGCCAGTACTCAGACATTGCGGACTTTTTACTTGTATATATCGAGGAGGCGCATCCGTCGGACGGCTGGGTGAGCTCGGACGCGCCGTATCAGATCCCCAAGCACCGCTGCTTGGAGGACAGACTGAGAGCCGCTCAGCTGATGCTCACCGAGGTGCCCGGGAGCAACGTGGTGGTGGATAATATGGACAACTCGTCCAACGCCGCGTACGGAGCTTACTTTGAAAGACTTTACATCGTCAGGGATGAGACAGTGGTGTATCAGGGGGGCAGAGGTCCAGAGGGATACCGGATTTCCGAGCTTAGAAACTGGCTGGAGCAATACAGGAACGATCTGGTGAATTCCCAAACATCGGTGCTCCATGTGTAG